One window from the genome of Bacillus tianshenii encodes:
- a CDS encoding PepSY domain-containing protein, with the protein MKFRNFLVGASIGFASALMVAKKLDEQFISPEKALKYAKDAFKEKGPVDGAWVHMEPEQVSKFDMTYNVYRGGISSSLHGELKQFEFLVDAKSGTIIDVYANPS; encoded by the coding sequence ATGAAATTCAGAAATTTTTTAGTTGGTGCAAGTATCGGTTTTGCTTCTGCATTAATGGTTGCAAAAAAACTTGATGAACAATTTATTTCTCCAGAAAAAGCCTTGAAATATGCGAAAGATGCTTTTAAAGAAAAAGGACCAGTAGATGGTGCATGGGTACATATGGAACCAGAGCAAGTCTCGAAATTCGATATGACCTACAATGTCTATCGCGGTGGAATCTCTAGTTCTCTGCACGGCGAATTAAAGCAGTTTGAGTTCCTTGTTGACGCAAAATCAGGCACCATTATCGATGTATATGCAAACCCTTCATAA
- a CDS encoding MBL fold metallo-hydrolase, which yields MFEKLAVQPVRVDLPFRLNHVNCFIGFGESGIKIMDTGLHNETAMKIWAPGIEKHLVEEIIVTHYHPDHYGYVGKLQELTGADVVMTEIDERSAHYSWDQEHIDALPDKYYTCDIPKELAEQMHSNTVDFVPLVTPHATVNRFLEEGEKIVFGAHEYEVIFTPGHSDGLVSFFNEENSVLFSTDHILPKITPNISYWFHGDPNPLKTYFQSLEKVKKLDATYVIPSHGKPFEGANQRIIEIVEHHEERLEKLLHVLEGSQTVYNLCLKLFGEQLNVHEMRFAIGETVAHLEYLVEQGACEVEMSGGKWYYRRK from the coding sequence ATGTTTGAAAAATTAGCTGTACAACCGGTGCGTGTTGATTTGCCGTTTCGCCTCAATCATGTCAATTGTTTTATCGGATTTGGGGAAAGCGGTATAAAAATTATGGATACTGGGCTCCATAACGAAACAGCCATGAAGATATGGGCGCCTGGGATTGAAAAACACTTGGTAGAGGAAATTATTGTGACCCACTACCATCCCGATCATTATGGATATGTGGGAAAGCTGCAAGAGTTAACAGGCGCCGACGTCGTAATGACTGAAATAGACGAACGCTCAGCTCATTACTCGTGGGATCAGGAGCATATAGATGCTCTTCCTGATAAATACTATACCTGCGATATTCCAAAGGAGCTTGCTGAACAAATGCATAGCAATACAGTGGATTTCGTACCACTTGTAACGCCACATGCAACTGTGAATCGCTTTTTAGAAGAAGGGGAGAAAATTGTATTCGGGGCGCATGAGTATGAAGTAATCTTTACACCAGGACATTCTGATGGACTTGTTTCATTTTTTAATGAAGAAAACAGTGTGTTGTTTTCGACGGATCATATTTTGCCGAAAATAACCCCGAATATTTCCTATTGGTTTCATGGCGATCCGAACCCTCTTAAGACGTATTTTCAAAGCTTGGAAAAAGTTAAGAAATTAGATGCTACATATGTTATTCCTTCTCACGGAAAGCCGTTTGAAGGTGCAAATCAGCGAATTATAGAAATTGTTGAGCATCATGAAGAACGATTAGAAAAGTTGCTACATGTATTGGAAGGCTCACAAACAGTTTATAATCTTTGCTTAAAACTATTTGGTGAACAGTTAAATGTTCATGAAATGCGATTTGCAATTGGTGAAACGGTCGCACACCTTGAATACCTCGTCGAACAAGGCGCATGTGAAGTAGAGATGAGCGGCGGGAAATGGTATTATCGAAGAAAATAG
- a CDS encoding DUF84 family protein, whose product MKIAIGSENRTKVHAVETVFSNEDMVVTTVNVPSDVAEQPMSDGETLQGAKNRARHALEKGKADVGIGLEGGVIDTNEGMYLCNWGALVDQSGIIVAAGGARIMLPEEVAEGVRAGKELAQVMDAYTKLHDVRSKQGAVGIFTDGYIDRSEMFIHVVKLLAGQYSYQLKTKGLRK is encoded by the coding sequence ATGAAAATTGCAATTGGTTCTGAGAATCGGACAAAAGTTCATGCGGTTGAAACCGTTTTTTCAAATGAAGATATGGTCGTTACAACGGTAAATGTCCCATCTGATGTGGCAGAGCAACCAATGTCTGATGGAGAGACCTTACAAGGTGCGAAGAATCGTGCTCGTCATGCCTTGGAAAAAGGTAAGGCTGATGTTGGGATTGGTCTTGAAGGAGGCGTTATTGATACAAACGAAGGAATGTATCTTTGCAATTGGGGAGCATTAGTCGACCAGAGTGGAATTATTGTTGCTGCAGGCGGGGCAAGAATCATGCTTCCTGAAGAAGTAGCTGAGGGCGTGCGTGCTGGGAAGGAATTAGCACAAGTAATGGATGCTTACACAAAGTTACATGATGTCCGTTCGAAGCAAGGGGCTGTCGGGATTTTTACAGATGGTTACATTGACCGTAGTGAGATGTTCATCCATGTTGTAAAATTACTTGCTGGGCAGTATTCGTATCAGTTAAAAACAAAAGGACTCCGCAAGTAG
- a CDS encoding 3-hydroxyacyl-CoA dehydrogenase NAD-binding domain-containing protein, producing MVKKVGIIGFGTMGSGITQASLEAGYEVVAVEQKSEYFERGLKQIQKNWNRSIEKQRMSEAQKQECESRLTTTTDWNALGEVDYIVEAVSENLELKKELFRKLDSIVKDEAIVVSNTSGLSITEMGSVMKDSSRVMGCHFFNPVPVMKLVELIRGYDTSEETYRVSKEFIESLGKEPIDVKEAPLFAVNRILVPMINEAVFVLQEGTASAEDIDKGMKLGANHPIGPLALADLIGLDTLLFVQDSLYEETQDSKYRAAPLLRKLVRAGHLGRKTGQGFYSYS from the coding sequence ATGGTCAAAAAAGTAGGGATAATCGGTTTTGGCACGATGGGTTCAGGTATTACACAAGCAAGCTTAGAGGCTGGATACGAGGTCGTCGCAGTTGAACAAAAGTCTGAATATTTCGAACGGGGTTTGAAGCAAATCCAGAAGAACTGGAACCGTTCAATTGAAAAACAGCGTATGTCAGAAGCTCAGAAGCAGGAATGTGAAAGCCGTCTTACGACAACAACTGACTGGAATGCTCTTGGCGAAGTAGATTATATCGTTGAGGCGGTTAGTGAGAACCTTGAATTGAAGAAGGAGCTATTTCGAAAGCTAGATTCCATTGTGAAAGATGAAGCGATTGTTGTAAGCAATACATCTGGTTTAAGTATTACGGAAATGGGAAGCGTCATGAAAGATTCTTCAAGGGTTATGGGCTGTCACTTCTTCAACCCTGTTCCAGTGATGAAGCTGGTCGAACTTATTCGCGGTTATGACACAAGTGAGGAAACATACCGTGTATCGAAAGAGTTTATCGAGTCACTAGGCAAAGAACCAATCGATGTAAAGGAAGCCCCGTTGTTTGCAGTAAACCGCATCTTAGTTCCGATGATTAATGAAGCGGTCTTCGTATTACAGGAAGGTACTGCAAGTGCTGAAGATATTGATAAAGGAATGAAGCTTGGTGCAAATCACCCAATCGGCCCGCTCGCCCTTGCTGACTTAATTGGTTTGGATACATTGTTGTTTGTTCAGGACTCTCTCTATGAAGAAACACAAGATTCAAAGTACCGTGCAGCACCATTACTTCGGAAGCTTGTTCGAGCAGGACACCTTGGTCGAAAAACAGGTCAAGGCTTCTACTCTTATTCATAA
- a CDS encoding DUF4479 domain-containing protein, whose protein sequence is MNAFYNKKGIGDTLILVLNELPRAEREVEVKGNVARIFSTENGKTAGYNFFNISEEMSLDANGVVELNEEIVNQLNNLIEKSGFEQKLDADFSPKFVVGYVEEKEKHPNADKLSVCTVNLGEETVQIVCGAPNVDAGQKVVVAKVGAVMPSGMVIKEAQLRGMDSFGMICSAKELDLPNAPKEKGILVLENNYKVGQPFDF, encoded by the coding sequence ATGAACGCATTTTACAATAAAAAAGGTATTGGTGATACATTAATTCTTGTATTAAATGAACTACCACGTGCTGAAAGAGAAGTCGAAGTAAAAGGCAATGTAGCGCGTATTTTTAGTACAGAAAATGGCAAAACAGCTGGCTATAATTTCTTCAATATTTCTGAAGAAATGTCGCTTGATGCTAATGGTGTTGTAGAGTTGAATGAGGAAATTGTAAATCAGTTAAACAACTTAATTGAGAAAAGCGGCTTTGAACAAAAGCTTGATGCGGACTTTTCACCAAAGTTTGTCGTCGGCTATGTTGAAGAGAAAGAAAAACATCCAAATGCCGATAAGCTTAGCGTTTGTACAGTCAATTTAGGTGAAGAAACGGTACAAATTGTATGCGGTGCGCCAAATGTTGATGCCGGCCAAAAGGTTGTTGTCGCAAAAGTAGGTGCAGTTATGCCATCTGGAATGGTTATTAAAGAAGCTCAACTTCGCGGGATGGATTCTTTTGGAATGATTTGCTCGGCGAAAGAACTAGATTTACCGAATGCACCTAAGGAAAAGGGAATACTTGTCTTAGAAAATAATTATAAAGTTGGACAACCGTTTGATTTTTAA
- a CDS encoding acyl-CoA dehydrogenase family protein — protein MYFELPQEYKEIKDSIHRLAQEKIKPRAIEIDEAEEYPMDVKNLLADYGYLGANMPEEYGGSGLDLLSFCIIVEEIARACASSSQVAVVQELGTLPLMIGGSDDLKARYLPDIASGRKIAAYALTEPNAGSDVQSLKTTAVREGDAYLLNGQKMFISNGGVANVYTVFAKTEKGITTFLVDADSPGLEVGKLEKKMGIKGSPTAQLYFENCRVPAENMIGEEGQGWLLAMKTFDKSRPSVGAQALGIAQGALDACLEYVQEREQFGKPLSSFQAVQFMLADMATQIEAARCLVYRAASKVNELSSTGKNPELVTASSMAKMYASDVAMKVTTDAVQLLGGYGYVQEYSVERMMRDAKITQIYEGTNQIQRIVIAKNVLGGKR, from the coding sequence ATGTATTTTGAATTGCCGCAAGAATACAAAGAAATAAAGGACAGTATCCACCGTTTAGCCCAAGAGAAAATTAAACCGCGGGCGATTGAAATTGATGAAGCAGAGGAATATCCGATGGATGTGAAGAATTTACTTGCCGATTATGGTTATCTTGGTGCCAATATGCCAGAAGAGTATGGCGGCTCAGGGCTTGACTTATTAAGCTTCTGTATTATTGTGGAAGAAATTGCGCGCGCATGTGCTTCATCCTCTCAAGTAGCCGTCGTTCAGGAGCTGGGCACATTACCATTGATGATTGGTGGAAGTGACGACTTGAAGGCACGTTACTTGCCCGACATTGCTTCAGGTCGAAAGATTGCTGCCTACGCCTTAACAGAACCAAATGCAGGTTCGGATGTACAAAGCTTAAAGACAACAGCCGTTCGTGAAGGGGATGCTTACCTTTTAAATGGGCAAAAGATGTTTATTTCAAACGGTGGCGTTGCAAATGTGTACACGGTTTTTGCGAAAACAGAAAAAGGTATTACCACCTTTCTTGTAGATGCTGATTCTCCAGGACTTGAAGTCGGCAAGCTTGAAAAGAAAATGGGGATTAAAGGTTCACCAACTGCACAGCTTTATTTTGAAAATTGTCGCGTACCAGCTGAGAACATGATTGGTGAAGAAGGGCAAGGGTGGCTTCTTGCAATGAAGACATTTGATAAATCACGTCCTTCAGTTGGAGCTCAAGCGTTAGGGATTGCTCAAGGTGCATTAGATGCGTGCTTAGAGTATGTACAGGAAAGAGAACAGTTTGGCAAACCACTTTCCTCATTCCAGGCTGTACAGTTTATGCTTGCTGACATGGCAACGCAAATTGAAGCAGCTAGATGTCTTGTCTATAGAGCGGCTTCGAAAGTGAATGAATTAAGTTCAACAGGAAAGAATCCAGAGCTTGTAACTGCTTCCTCAATGGCCAAAATGTATGCTTCGGATGTCGCCATGAAAGTAACAACAGATGCAGTTCAATTGTTAGGCGGATATGGATACGTACAAGAGTACTCTGTTGAAAGAATGATGCGTGATGCGAAGATCACTCAAATATATGAAGGAACGAACCAAATTCAACGCATTGTCATTGCCAAAAATGTATTAGGGGGAAAACGATGA
- a CDS encoding thioredoxin family protein: MKTIQSKEMFTQAQNDGKAIFLFSADWCPDCRVIEPILPEIEEKYNSFTFYYVDRDDHIDLCAEMDIFGIPSFVAFENGKELGRFVSKDRKTQEQIEQFIESL; encoded by the coding sequence ATGAAAACAATTCAATCAAAAGAAATGTTTACACAAGCCCAGAATGATGGAAAGGCGATCTTTCTTTTCTCAGCAGATTGGTGTCCAGATTGTCGTGTTATTGAACCGATCTTGCCAGAAATTGAAGAAAAATATAATAGCTTTACGTTCTACTATGTAGACCGTGATGACCATATTGACCTTTGTGCGGAGATGGACATCTTCGGTATTCCAAGCTTTGTGGCATTTGAGAATGGGAAAGAGCTTGGACGTTTTGTAAGCAAAGACCGCAAGACACAAGAGCAAATCGAACAGTTTATTGAAAGTCTTTAA
- a CDS encoding PTS sugar transporter subunit IIC, which translates to MKGFLQRKGVTLSAKDYFVKALSFMALGLFSSLIIGLIIKTIGEQLHFPFFVDMGKFAMGMMGPAIGGAVAYGLNAPPLVIFASIITGGAGAELGGPAGSYAAALLSSEFGKIVSKETKIDIIVTPFVTIAVGFIAAALIGPSIAKFMEAFGAWIMWATELRPFLMGIIVAVLMGWALTAPISSVAIALMLDLNGLAAGAATVGCAAQMIGFAVSSYRENGFGGFVAQGIGTSMLQVPNIVRNPIILIPPTVAGAILAPFATVWFDMVNNASGAGMGTSGVVGQIMTFTVMGFSMDVLFKVLTLHIIGPALISLVLSELMRKAGLIKFGDMKIDY; encoded by the coding sequence ATGAAGGGCTTTTTGCAAAGGAAAGGTGTCACGCTATCAGCAAAAGATTATTTTGTGAAGGCATTAAGTTTTATGGCACTTGGTTTGTTTTCATCATTAATTATCGGCTTAATTATTAAAACAATCGGTGAGCAATTGCATTTCCCATTTTTTGTAGATATGGGTAAATTCGCAATGGGGATGATGGGTCCTGCTATCGGAGGTGCTGTTGCTTACGGTTTGAATGCACCACCACTTGTAATCTTTGCCTCTATTATTACAGGGGGAGCAGGTGCAGAGCTTGGCGGTCCTGCTGGAAGCTATGCAGCTGCACTTCTTTCTAGTGAATTTGGAAAGATCGTTAGTAAGGAAACGAAAATTGATATTATTGTCACGCCATTTGTCACAATTGCAGTTGGTTTTATAGCTGCAGCATTAATTGGTCCGAGTATTGCAAAGTTTATGGAAGCGTTTGGTGCTTGGATTATGTGGGCGACAGAACTACGGCCATTTCTAATGGGGATTATTGTAGCTGTTTTGATGGGATGGGCGTTGACCGCACCGATTTCTAGTGTGGCAATTGCGCTGATGCTTGATTTGAATGGTCTTGCAGCAGGTGCCGCTACAGTAGGGTGTGCTGCGCAAATGATTGGCTTTGCGGTTAGCAGTTATCGTGAGAATGGGTTTGGTGGATTCGTGGCGCAAGGAATTGGGACATCAATGCTTCAAGTGCCAAATATTGTACGTAATCCAATTATCCTTATACCACCAACAGTTGCAGGTGCAATATTAGCTCCTTTTGCTACGGTTTGGTTTGATATGGTAAACAATGCTTCTGGAGCTGGTATGGGAACAAGTGGGGTTGTTGGACAGATTATGACATTTACAGTAATGGGTTTTTCAATGGATGTTCTTTTCAAGGTTCTCACATTGCACATCATTGGTCCGGCATTGATAAGTTTGGTATTATCAGAATTAATGAGGAAAGCAGGCCTTATTAAATTTGGAGATATGAAGATTGATTATTAA
- a CDS encoding M42 family metallopeptidase has translation MNNETLQLFQTLTELQGAPGFEHDMRKFMKGELEKVSDEIIQDRLGSVFGVKKGDENGPRVMVAGHMDEVGFMVTKITDNGMIRFQTLGGWWSQVMLAQRVQIMTDNGPIVGVIASTPPHLLSEAQRKKPMQIKNMMIDIGADDREDAERIGIMPGQQIVPICPFTPMANEKKIMAKAWDNRYGCGLAIELLKELKGESLPNMLYSGATVQEEVGLRGAQTAANMIKPDIFYALDASPANDASGNKTEFGQLGKGALLRILDRSMVTHRGIREFILDTAESEEIPYQYFVSQGGTDAGRVHLTNSGVPSAVIGICSRYIHTAASIIHVDDYAAAKELLVKLVKKTDKTTIETIRQNS, from the coding sequence ATGAATAACGAGACATTACAGCTTTTTCAAACATTGACTGAATTACAAGGAGCACCAGGCTTTGAACATGATATGCGAAAATTTATGAAGGGGGAGCTTGAAAAGGTTTCTGATGAAATCATTCAAGACCGTCTTGGCAGCGTTTTCGGTGTGAAAAAAGGTGATGAAAACGGACCGCGTGTTATGGTTGCAGGTCATATGGATGAAGTTGGCTTTATGGTAACAAAGATTACGGATAATGGTATGATTCGTTTTCAAACACTTGGAGGCTGGTGGAGTCAAGTTATGCTGGCTCAGCGCGTTCAAATTATGACAGATAACGGTCCGATTGTTGGGGTAATTGCGTCAACACCTCCTCATCTATTATCAGAAGCACAGCGAAAAAAGCCGATGCAAATTAAAAATATGATGATTGATATTGGGGCAGATGACCGTGAAGATGCCGAAAGGATTGGCATCATGCCTGGTCAACAAATTGTTCCGATTTGTCCGTTTACACCGATGGCAAATGAGAAGAAAATAATGGCGAAAGCGTGGGATAACCGCTACGGCTGTGGTTTAGCCATTGAGTTATTAAAAGAATTAAAAGGTGAAAGCCTTCCAAATATGCTTTATTCAGGAGCAACAGTTCAAGAAGAGGTTGGCTTACGTGGTGCTCAAACTGCAGCAAATATGATTAAGCCAGATATTTTTTATGCCCTTGATGCGAGTCCTGCAAATGATGCTTCAGGTAATAAGACCGAGTTTGGGCAGCTAGGTAAAGGGGCATTGTTGCGCATTCTAGACCGGTCGATGGTTACTCATCGTGGCATCCGTGAATTTATTTTGGATACAGCGGAAAGTGAAGAGATTCCATATCAATACTTTGTTTCTCAAGGCGGCACCGATGCTGGACGTGTCCACCTTACAAATAGCGGCGTACCATCCGCTGTTATTGGAATTTGCTCTCGCTACATTCATACAGCTGCTTCCATTATTCATGTAGATGATTACGCAGCAGCGAAAGAGCTGCTTGTAAAATTAGTGAAGAAGACAGATAAAACAACAATTGAGACGATTCGTCAAAATAGCTAA
- a CDS encoding alpha/beta hydrolase, which produces MKQSLTLYFIHGAGGTGSKWRRVEGYLGELRYKILTLPGHDEDNRPMSSTIEEFASVCSSEIDEDGIVIGHSMGGLIGIELAAINEKVKGLVLANSHYELPVHPKILEQLEAGVFPDNFFYASYAKDADQQLLHEEKAELHKNAMSVNVNDFECCAKYREGKTALEQLNIPVLAIFSTEDKLVPPNAKEQLLSVKPDLQTETIEGAGHYAILEKSSEFTDAVLKFKASIQEQHEAAL; this is translated from the coding sequence ATGAAACAGTCATTAACACTTTATTTTATTCATGGTGCAGGTGGAACGGGCAGTAAGTGGCGCAGAGTTGAAGGATATCTTGGTGAGCTACGCTATAAAATTCTTACGCTGCCAGGACATGATGAGGATAACAGACCGATGTCGTCTACAATTGAAGAGTTTGCTAGTGTTTGTAGTTCAGAAATTGATGAGGATGGGATTGTCATTGGGCATTCAATGGGCGGTTTAATCGGGATCGAATTAGCGGCGATAAATGAGAAAGTGAAGGGGCTTGTCCTTGCTAATAGTCACTATGAATTGCCTGTGCATCCCAAAATCTTAGAGCAGCTTGAAGCTGGGGTATTTCCTGATAACTTCTTTTATGCATCCTATGCTAAAGATGCGGATCAACAATTACTGCATGAAGAGAAAGCTGAGCTTCATAAAAACGCTATGTCTGTTAACGTAAATGATTTTGAATGCTGTGCAAAATATCGAGAAGGAAAAACAGCACTGGAGCAGTTGAACATTCCTGTGTTAGCCATCTTTTCAACTGAAGATAAGCTTGTCCCGCCTAATGCAAAAGAACAATTGCTGTCTGTTAAGCCTGATTTACAAACTGAAACAATCGAGGGTGCAGGTCATTATGCGATTTTGGAGAAGAGTAGCGAATTTACTGATGCTGTATTGAAATTTAAAGCTTCAATTCAAGAACAGCACGAAGCTGCTTTGTAA
- a CDS encoding fatty acid--CoA ligase has protein sequence MYLTVGGLIEWSAENYPDKLALVYESKQQRWSYQQLNAKVNQFAAALQKLGVKKGDVVSTFLYNTSEFVIALFASAKIGAIFNPINYRLTSLELQFIVNDAQSKVLLYEHALASTVEKAMERGMNAEHFVDVDGGDEEHTHDFYALLNEQEDSYEFVEVTEDDRYIMMYTSGTTGRPKGVLHRHRDMVHHNFLMIQCMGLTKDDVGLSAAPLNHTAELHTSFLPRVQVGATNILHHVFKPKEVLETIEKEQVTHIFAAPTMVNMLLNDEQFDQYDLSSLRLLGYGGASMAPVLIRQFQERAGADLVQMYGTTEMGPVMTVLYADEQLAKAGSAGKAMMTHQVRIVKPNLNGGPSHPEDICAVGEVGEILVKGPCVMEGYYNRPEATADALAHGWYHTGDMGSYDEEGYIWIRDRMKHMIVSGAENIYPREVEDNLLEHPDVLEAAVIGQPDATWGQVVVGCVVLKEGSTLTEEELDDFLKNGDSLAKYKRPRKYLFLESLPKTPSGKIQKFVLEKNLQNV, from the coding sequence ATGTACCTAACTGTTGGAGGTTTAATTGAATGGTCGGCCGAAAATTATCCTGATAAGCTTGCGCTCGTATATGAAAGTAAACAACAAAGATGGTCCTATCAGCAATTAAATGCGAAGGTGAATCAGTTTGCCGCCGCACTACAAAAGCTTGGTGTCAAAAAAGGGGATGTCGTTTCTACATTTTTATATAACACAAGTGAGTTTGTAATTGCATTATTTGCTTCAGCAAAGATCGGTGCAATCTTTAACCCGATTAATTATCGTCTAACTTCACTGGAGCTGCAGTTTATCGTAAATGATGCCCAGTCCAAAGTGTTGCTATATGAGCATGCGTTAGCTTCTACAGTTGAAAAAGCAATGGAGCGCGGTATGAATGCTGAACATTTCGTTGATGTAGATGGTGGAGATGAGGAGCATACACATGACTTCTACGCTCTGCTTAATGAACAGGAGGACAGCTATGAATTTGTAGAAGTCACAGAGGATGACCGCTACATTATGATGTACACAAGCGGGACAACTGGCCGTCCGAAGGGTGTCCTTCATCGTCATCGCGATATGGTTCATCACAATTTCCTAATGATTCAATGCATGGGGCTGACAAAAGATGATGTTGGTCTCTCGGCTGCTCCGCTTAATCATACAGCAGAGCTCCATACTTCATTTCTACCGAGAGTTCAAGTCGGAGCAACGAACATTCTGCACCATGTGTTTAAACCGAAAGAAGTTTTAGAAACGATTGAAAAAGAGCAAGTCACTCACATATTTGCTGCACCGACAATGGTAAATATGCTTCTCAATGATGAACAATTTGATCAATACGACCTTTCTTCGTTAAGGCTGTTAGGCTATGGAGGCGCGTCGATGGCACCTGTACTTATACGTCAATTCCAAGAAAGAGCAGGTGCAGACCTTGTCCAAATGTATGGAACGACTGAAATGGGGCCAGTGATGACAGTTCTCTATGCAGATGAACAGTTAGCGAAAGCAGGTTCTGCTGGAAAAGCGATGATGACTCACCAAGTACGTATTGTAAAGCCGAACTTAAATGGCGGTCCTTCACATCCCGAAGATATCTGTGCTGTTGGAGAGGTTGGAGAAATTCTTGTAAAAGGACCGTGCGTCATGGAAGGTTACTATAATCGCCCTGAAGCTACGGCTGATGCGCTCGCACACGGCTGGTATCACACTGGTGACATGGGCTCTTATGATGAAGAAGGATATATTTGGATTCGAGATCGAATGAAGCATATGATTGTCTCAGGTGCCGAAAATATTTACCCTCGCGAAGTAGAAGACAATTTACTGGAACACCCAGATGTACTTGAAGCAGCGGTAATCGGGCAGCCTGATGCTACTTGGGGGCAGGTCGTTGTCGGCTGTGTCGTCCTAAAAGAAGGTAGCACACTTACAGAAGAAGAACTGGATGACTTTTTGAAAAATGGCGACAGTCTTGCAAAATATAAGCGACCCCGTAAATATCTCTTCTTAGAAAGCTTGCCAAAGACGCCGAGTGGAAAGATTCAAAAGTTTGTCCTAGAGAAGAATCTTCAAAATGTGTAG
- a CDS encoding DUF1444 domain-containing protein has translation MKMDTKKMKKELEKRLERPEWVLSFDREKDELRIEVEKTKQGISISLPGIVAKWEERKEAAIDDVVYHIEEALQVMSEEQQLHGSEKHVFPVIRSTSFPTESKDGKALIYDEHTAETRIYYALDLGKSYRLIDEPFAKKEGLDPERLREIARFNARSLDAEFKSDEVAGNTFYFLNSNDGYDASRILNETLLEKMAAQTQGEMAVAVPHADVLIIADVRNETGYDILAQMAMKFFAEGRVPITALSFIYENKELEPIFILAKNKPKDKKKKGEE, from the coding sequence ATGAAAATGGATACAAAGAAAATGAAAAAAGAACTTGAGAAACGCTTGGAGCGCCCCGAGTGGGTATTAAGCTTTGACCGGGAAAAGGATGAACTTCGAATTGAAGTAGAGAAGACGAAACAAGGAATTTCAATCTCTCTTCCGGGCATTGTCGCTAAATGGGAAGAAAGAAAAGAAGCAGCGATTGACGATGTTGTCTACCATATTGAAGAAGCACTGCAAGTAATGAGCGAAGAACAGCAGCTTCATGGTAGTGAAAAGCATGTTTTTCCAGTCATTCGTTCAACATCTTTTCCAACAGAATCGAAAGATGGAAAAGCACTTATCTATGATGAGCATACTGCGGAAACAAGGATTTATTATGCCTTAGATCTTGGAAAAAGCTATCGTTTGATTGATGAGCCATTTGCAAAGAAAGAAGGTTTAGACCCTGAACGATTGCGAGAAATTGCTCGTTTTAATGCCCGCTCATTAGATGCAGAATTTAAAAGTGATGAAGTGGCTGGGAATACCTTTTACTTCTTAAATTCAAATGATGGATATGATGCAAGCCGTATTTTAAACGAAACGTTGCTTGAAAAGATGGCCGCTCAAACTCAAGGAGAGATGGCAGTAGCTGTTCCGCATGCAGATGTGCTCATTATCGCTGATGTTCGTAATGAAACAGGCTATGATATTCTTGCACAGATGGCTATGAAGTTCTTTGCTGAAGGACGTGTGCCAATAACCGCCCTTTCGTTTATTTATGAAAATAAAGAGTTAGAACCAATCTTCATATTGGCGAAAAACAAGCCAAAGGATAAAAAGAAAAAAGGGGAAGAATAA
- a CDS encoding YtoQ family protein, whose translation MELIVYLAGQIHDDWRNEIKQKAKDMQLPIHFVGPMENHDRSDNIGEEILGKQPNSIIKDDAASDINNFRTEVLLNKSDAVIALFGEQYKQWNTAMDASAALTMNKPLIIVRPQALHHPLKELSNKANVTVETTDQALKVLSYIFETA comes from the coding sequence ATGGAACTAATTGTCTATCTAGCAGGCCAAATTCACGATGATTGGCGAAACGAAATTAAACAAAAAGCAAAAGACATGCAACTACCAATTCACTTTGTCGGACCGATGGAAAATCATGACCGTTCCGATAATATTGGAGAAGAGATTCTTGGCAAACAGCCAAATTCTATTATTAAGGATGACGCTGCTTCTGATATTAATAACTTCCGTACAGAAGTTCTTTTGAATAAATCTGATGCAGTGATCGCTTTATTTGGAGAACAATATAAACAGTGGAATACGGCGATGGACGCTAGCGCTGCCCTAACAATGAATAAGCCACTTATTATTGTCCGTCCACAAGCTCTTCACCATCCCCTTAAGGAACTCTCTAATAAAGCAAATGTAACGGTTGAAACAACTGACCAAGCATTGAAAGTTTTATCTTATATATTTGAAACAGCTTAA